A single window of Kwoniella bestiolae CBS 10118 chromosome 4, complete sequence DNA harbors:
- a CDS encoding acetolactate synthase, mitochondrial, whose translation MLTRQSRLLRTLPTSAPSASRLVSAPAVSQRRYKSTDRSSKLHTSSTQNAPRDVAPRDRGMSLEAKDRVRAHIRTLQSSAITGASPAVRPAPAQHFQTPTPAQTIPKDTPTFENETGPQIKNGLDYSFVGLSGGQIFHEMMLRHDVKQVFGYPGGAILPVFDAIYNSPHFDFVLPRHEQGAGHMAEGYARVSGKPGVVLVTSGPGATNVITPMQDALSDGVPMVVFCGQVATNLIGSDSFQEADMVGISRSCTKWNVMVKDIAELPRRINEAFKIATTGRPGPVLVDLPKDVTAAILRTPIPAKSAQPGSSPYLPSNPLNPTNASAPIPGEPSLIAAAAKMINGAKRPIVYAGNGVLASPEGPKLLKQLSELGSIPVTTTLQGLGAYDENDEKSLHMLGMHGSAYANFAMQEADVIIALGARFDDRVTGKVDTFGPAAKAAAQEGTGGIIHFEIQPKNINKIVEAQIPVLGDVVASLGQLLPQIESVDRSAWIARCKANKERYPFTFTPSSEGQKLKPQEVVQELNKQAEVLGKDKVIVTTGVGQHQMWACQYYRWTSPRSWVSSGGLGTMGFGLPSAIGAKVAAPEKVVVDIDGDASFSMTAMELATASQYNIGVKVLLFNNEFQGMVEQWQDLFYENRYSHTRMTNPNFVKLSESMGAKALRCTNLKDLPAMMKEFLEYDGTRPIVMECIVSSEHVYPMVPAGKALHEQILHPLLRTKSN comes from the exons ATGCTTACCCGGCAATCCCGTCTCCTACGcaccctccccacctccgCTCCTTCAGCATCGAGACTTGTCTCAGCCCCTGCTGTCTCTCAGAGGAGGTACAAGTCCACCGATCGATCGTCCAAACTCCACACTTCGTCGACCCAGAATGCTCCTAGAGATGTAGCTCCAAGGGACAGAGGAATGTCGCTCGAGGCTAAAGACAGAGTAAGAGCGCACATCAGAACTCTCCAATCCAGCGCTATCACCGGTGCTTCTCCGGCTGTACGACCCGCTCCTGCTCAGCATTTCCAGACTCCCACTCCTGCTCAGACTATTCCCAAGGACACTCCTACGTTTGAGAACGAGACTGGACCTCAAATCAAGAATGGTCTTGATTACTC CTTTGTCGGTCTATCAGGTGGTCAAATCTTCCACGAGATGATGCTTCGACACGACGTCAAGCAAGTCTTCGGTTACCCCGGAGGAGCCATCTTACCCGTATTCGACGCTATCTACAACTCACCACACTTCGACTTCGTTCTACCCCGTCACGAACAAGGTGCAGGACACATGGCAGAGGGATACGCCAGAGTCTCAGGTAAACCTGGTGTTGTCCTTGTCACCTCCGGTCCAGGAGCTACCAACGTCATCACACCAATGCAAGATGCTTTGTCCGATGGTGTACCAATGGTCGTCTTCTGTGGTCAAGTAGCTACGAATCTCATTGGATCAGATTCCTTCCAAGAAGCAGACATGGTCGGAATCTCACGAAGTTGTACAAAATGGAATGTCATGGTCAAGGACATCGCCGAGTTACCTAGAAGAATTAACGAAGCCTTCAAGATCGCCACGACCGGTCGACCAGGTCCAGTCTTAGTCGACCTACCTAAAGACGTTACCGCCGCTATCCTCCGAACACCCATCCCTGCCAAGTCCGCTCAACCAGGCTCATCACCTtacctcccctccaaccctctcaaccctaCCAACGCTTCTGCTCCCATACCCGGAGAACCATCCCTGATCGCCGCTGCTGCCAAGATGATAAATGGCGCCAAGAGGCCAATCGTCTACGCTGGTAATGGTGTTCTCGCTTCCCCAGAGGGACCAAAATTACTCAAACAACTTTCAGAACTCGGTAGCATACCCGTTACGACCACTCTTCAAGGTCTGGGTGCTTACGATGAAAACGATGAGAAATCATTACATATGTTGGGTATGCACGGTTCGGCTTATGCCAACTTTGCTATGCAAGAGGCAGATGTGATTATCGCTCTGGGTGCTAGGTTCGATGATCGAGTGACTGGAAAGGTAGACA CCTTCGGTCCCGCCGCCAAAGCAGCCGCTCAGGAAGGCACAGGAGGTATCATCCACTTCGAGATCCAACCCAAGAACATCAACAAGATTGTCGAGGCTCAGATCCCTGTCCTCGGTGATGTCGTTGCTTCCCTTGGTCAACTCTTACCTCAGATCGAATCTGTTGacagatcagcttggataGCAAGATGTAAAGCCAACAAGGAGAGATATCcattcaccttcaccccTTCGTCTGAGGGACAGAAATTGAAACCTCAGGAGGTTGTTCAGGAGTTGAACAAACAGGCCGAGGTTCTTGGAA AGGATAAAGTCATCGTCACCACCGGTGTAGGACAGCATCAAATGTGGGCCTGTCAATACTACCGATGGACGTCACCTAGATCATGGGTCTCCtctggtggattgggaacGATGGGTTTCGGTCTGCCCTCAGCCATCGGAGCCAAGGTTGCTGCTCCCGAGAAAGTCGTTGTGGATATCGATGGGGACGCCTCGTTCTCCATGACTGCTATGGAATTGGCTACTGCCAGTCAGTACAATATCGGTGTCAAGGTTTTGCTGTTCAACAATGAGTTCCAGGGTATGGTAGAGCAGTGGCAAG ATCTCTTCTACGAAAACCGATACTCCCACACAAGAATGACCAACCCCAACTTTGTGAAACTCTCTGAATCCATGGGAGCCAAAGCTCTGAGATGCACAAACCTCAAAGACCTACCTGCTATGATGAAGGAGTTCTTGGAGTATGACGGAACGAGACCCATAGTCATGGAATGTATCGTCTCGTCGGAACACGTTTATCCTATGGTCCCTGCTGGAAAGGCCTTGCACGAACAgatt ctccaccccctccttAGGACGAAATCGAATTAA